The Halomicronema hongdechloris C2206 genome includes a window with the following:
- the hetR gene encoding heterocyst differentiation master regulator HetR: protein MTRDVDLIRRLSPSAMDQILFYLAFSAMRTGGHRHGAFLDAAATAAKCAIYMTYLEQGRNLRMTGHLHHIEPKRVKAIVEEIGEALTEGKLLKMLGSQEPRYLIQFPYVWMERFPWQPGQTRVPDPRLTSSERAQIEAKLPDGPLPDAQVITSIQFLELMESLHTRSQDDLPPERRLPMSEALAEHIRRRLIYAGTVSRIDAPWGLPFYVLTRKSYSPADQEERTYLMVEDTARYFRMMREWAERQTDTVRILEELDLPPSQRAQAFDELDTIIRAWADKYHQKGGEPTILQMVVGDNDDSTA, encoded by the coding sequence ATGACCCGCGATGTCGATCTGATCCGGCGCCTGAGCCCAAGCGCCATGGATCAAATCCTCTTCTATTTGGCATTTAGTGCCATGAGAACAGGCGGACATCGCCACGGGGCGTTTTTGGATGCAGCCGCGACAGCCGCTAAATGTGCTATCTATATGACCTATTTAGAACAGGGACGAAACCTGCGGATGACGGGTCACCTGCATCACATTGAACCGAAGCGAGTCAAGGCGATTGTGGAGGAGATCGGGGAAGCACTGACGGAAGGCAAGCTACTGAAGATGTTGGGCTCCCAAGAGCCTCGCTACCTGATCCAGTTTCCCTACGTGTGGATGGAGCGGTTTCCTTGGCAACCTGGCCAAACTAGGGTGCCCGATCCCCGGCTAACTAGTAGTGAACGGGCTCAGATTGAAGCAAAACTGCCCGACGGCCCTTTGCCAGATGCCCAGGTGATTACGTCGATTCAGTTTTTAGAATTGATGGAATCTCTGCACACGCGATCGCAAGATGACCTTCCCCCCGAGCGGCGCCTGCCCATGAGCGAGGCCCTGGCCGAACACATTCGGCGACGCCTGATCTACGCGGGCACTGTCAGCCGCATCGATGCCCCTTGGGGATTACCGTTTTATGTCTTGACGCGTAAATCTTATTCTCCCGCCGATCAAGAAGAGCGAACCTACCTGATGGTAGAAGACACAGCCCGCTATTTTCGGATGATGCGAGAGTGGGCTGAACGCCAAACCGATACCGTGCGGATTCTAGAAGAACTCGATCTGCCCCCGAGCCAGCGGGCCCAGGCCTTCGATGAACTCGACACTATCATTCGAGCTTGGGCCGATAAGTACCACCAGAAGGGGGGAGAACCTACCATTCTGCAGATGGTGGTTGGCGATAACGACGATAGCACGGCCTGA
- a CDS encoding FAD-dependent monooxygenase family protein: MQEVLYLEVPTPNTNAVKGWLQETFTPGHGQKIVTTDGIRIEPDPSTSSVATTGLPRALAIVTWSAQRTTYLKAFRWQTPLSRETALLEQLNRQIRQHFPLTPPQLPEIDLSQQTIFKALAPHYPKTVAYFQRMPNGEADLSQVYSREKRWRDCVSTLSQPAKVIFRQGDPAAPSRRLSASDEDSSPSDAPGPDDTEDHYDLIVIGGVLGVIQAAAMALLGHRVLVIERHAFGQLNREWNLSRSEGQTLIDLGLFSQEELAGLILQEYDGGHIKCLDVNIPPLTRAPVLQTTGVLNVALDTAALIRQCGAKLRAAGGTILDNTEFRWAEIDDDQATVYVQPKGSEAYQARRGRVLVDAMGINSPIAWQLNRERTVNSVCPMVGARISGGIPETVWDPHYSDLISSHGDISRGRQLLWELLPGSERELTIYLFHYHPVNPDNPGSLLALYEDFFHLLPDYRRCDPDKLTWRKPTFGYVPGYFSQSPKERAIAWDRIVAIGDTACLHSPLLLTGLSSLVRHLPRLSALLHTALSHDLVKARHLRQIRAFQSNTAVTWLLAKGMMVPPGRQLPPARVNAVLNGFFTSLAQEKPEVVERFLQDGWGWLEFNRVLLKAGYQNPSMLKWIWGLAKADLGRWVLAYLSFTLHAIVGVLFGWLPRWVAWSRAWWETLTPSGWFWLQAQSYKLTYGLGKPPPVETTLQLPPPPPLPKKQPPKPVPRDNATDTGAPNGVVPKR, encoded by the coding sequence ATGCAGGAAGTTCTGTACTTAGAAGTTCCCACCCCCAACACCAATGCAGTCAAAGGCTGGCTGCAGGAGACATTTACTCCTGGCCACGGCCAGAAGATTGTGACTACAGACGGTATCCGCATTGAACCCGATCCATCAACCTCCTCTGTAGCGACGACAGGGCTACCCAGAGCCTTGGCCATTGTCACCTGGTCGGCCCAGCGCACCACCTATCTGAAAGCCTTTCGGTGGCAAACTCCCCTATCTCGAGAGACGGCCTTACTGGAGCAACTGAATCGTCAGATCCGGCAGCATTTCCCCTTGACCCCGCCCCAGTTGCCTGAGATCGATCTCTCCCAACAGACCATCTTCAAGGCCTTGGCCCCTCACTACCCCAAGACGGTGGCTTACTTTCAACGCATGCCCAACGGTGAGGCTGATCTGAGCCAAGTCTATAGCCGTGAAAAGCGCTGGCGTGACTGTGTCAGTACCCTCTCTCAGCCGGCAAAAGTTATTTTTCGCCAAGGAGATCCAGCAGCTCCATCGCGACGATTGTCCGCCAGTGACGAGGATTCCTCGCCTTCTGATGCCCCTGGACCTGATGACACAGAAGACCACTACGATCTGATTGTCATTGGCGGAGTACTGGGGGTAATTCAAGCGGCTGCTATGGCTCTTTTGGGCCACCGGGTCCTGGTCATCGAACGACACGCCTTTGGTCAACTCAATCGAGAATGGAATCTATCCCGCTCGGAAGGGCAGACCCTAATCGACTTAGGGCTATTCAGCCAAGAGGAATTAGCAGGCCTGATTCTGCAGGAATATGACGGCGGCCACATCAAGTGCTTAGATGTGAACATCCCTCCCCTGACCCGAGCTCCCGTGCTCCAAACGACTGGAGTGCTGAATGTGGCCCTCGACACCGCCGCTCTAATTCGCCAATGTGGTGCCAAACTACGGGCTGCTGGCGGCACCATCCTAGATAACACGGAGTTCCGCTGGGCCGAGATCGACGATGATCAGGCCACTGTGTATGTTCAGCCCAAGGGTAGCGAGGCTTATCAGGCCCGGCGGGGGAGGGTACTCGTAGATGCCATGGGCATCAATTCTCCTATCGCTTGGCAGTTGAATCGAGAGCGCACCGTGAATAGCGTCTGCCCCATGGTAGGGGCTCGGATCTCGGGAGGCATTCCGGAAACGGTTTGGGATCCCCATTACAGCGATCTCATCTCTAGCCATGGGGATATTTCTCGGGGGCGTCAGCTTCTGTGGGAACTACTGCCAGGCTCAGAGCGGGAACTGACGATCTATTTGTTCCACTACCATCCGGTTAATCCAGACAATCCTGGCTCCTTACTGGCCCTCTATGAGGATTTCTTCCATTTATTGCCTGACTACCGCCGCTGTGATCCCGATAAGCTTACCTGGCGTAAACCTACCTTTGGCTATGTTCCGGGGTACTTTAGCCAGTCTCCCAAAGAGCGGGCCATTGCCTGGGATCGCATCGTTGCCATCGGGGATACCGCTTGCCTACACTCGCCGTTGCTGTTGACGGGCTTGAGCTCCCTGGTACGCCATCTGCCGCGTCTATCGGCCCTGCTGCACACAGCGCTTAGCCATGATCTGGTAAAAGCCCGCCACCTCAGGCAGATTCGGGCCTTCCAGAGTAATACAGCTGTTACCTGGTTGTTGGCCAAGGGGATGATGGTTCCCCCAGGGCGTCAATTACCTCCTGCCCGCGTCAACGCGGTTCTCAATGGGTTTTTCACCAGTTTGGCCCAAGAAAAACCCGAGGTGGTCGAGCGCTTCTTGCAAGATGGCTGGGGCTGGCTCGAGTTTAATCGCGTGTTGCTCAAAGCCGGCTACCAGAATCCCTCTATGTTGAAGTGGATTTGGGGGTTAGCGAAGGCTGATCTCGGTCGCTGGGTGCTGGCCTATCTCAGCTTTACCCTCCACGCTATTGTGGGGGTACTATTCGGTTGGTTGCCCCGGTGGGTAGCTTGGAGCCGTGCCTGGTGGGAAACCCTGACCCCAAGTGGTTGGTTCTGGTTGCAAGCCCAAAGCTACAAGCTGACCTACGGCCTGGGTAAACCGCCGCCGGTAGAGACCACCTTGCAGCTGCCGCCGCCACCCCCCTTACCCAAGAAGCAACCCCCCAAGCCAGTTCCTCGAGACAATGCGACTGATACTGGCGCCCCCAATGGTGTGGTCCCTAAGCGCTAA
- the csaB gene encoding polysaccharide pyruvyl transferase CsaB, with translation MRAVLCGYYGMGNGGDEALLASLLQMLPPGVTPVVLSGNPTLTQRQYGVEAKPRKALATLLALRQGDAFIWGGGSLMQDATSWLNPYYYGGLMVLAQTLGRKTVAWAQGVGPLTRPWSRALARYGYRHCHGVSVRDAASAQQLAQWQVPVWMAPDPVWALESKPVEGLWDLPAPRVAVAVRSHRWFTPARLEQFAKALADFQQATRTCILLVPFHPAQDLAIATAIQQHLVGPNHLFQLSDPRQLKGLFRGVEMTIAMRLHGLIMAAAAGSRCFALNYDPKVGQLMVDLDLPGWQLSPNAPNAIGDPWPPTPTDMCQIWLKHYANGDPPSADQIQSRVDRALIHQDLLQEILG, from the coding sequence ATGCGAGCAGTTCTGTGTGGTTACTATGGCATGGGTAATGGCGGCGACGAGGCCCTGTTAGCTTCCCTATTGCAGATGTTGCCGCCGGGCGTGACGCCTGTAGTGCTCTCGGGGAATCCGACGCTTACCCAGCGCCAGTATGGAGTAGAGGCTAAGCCTCGCAAGGCATTGGCAACCTTGCTGGCGTTACGCCAAGGCGATGCCTTTATCTGGGGTGGCGGCAGTCTCATGCAAGATGCCACCAGCTGGCTGAATCCCTATTATTATGGCGGTCTGATGGTCTTGGCCCAGACCCTGGGCCGAAAGACGGTAGCCTGGGCTCAAGGGGTAGGGCCTCTAACCCGACCTTGGAGCCGAGCCCTAGCCCGCTACGGCTATCGCCACTGCCATGGAGTTAGTGTGCGGGATGCGGCGTCGGCCCAGCAACTAGCCCAATGGCAGGTACCGGTCTGGATGGCTCCAGATCCAGTGTGGGCTCTGGAATCCAAGCCGGTTGAGGGGCTTTGGGATTTACCGGCGCCGCGGGTCGCTGTAGCGGTGCGATCGCATCGTTGGTTTACCCCTGCCCGGCTAGAGCAATTTGCCAAGGCCCTGGCAGATTTTCAGCAGGCCACCCGCACCTGCATCTTATTGGTGCCCTTCCATCCAGCCCAAGACTTAGCCATCGCCACAGCCATCCAGCAGCACTTGGTCGGCCCCAATCACCTGTTTCAGCTCTCGGATCCGCGCCAGCTCAAGGGCCTGTTCCGAGGCGTCGAGATGACCATTGCCATGCGCCTCCACGGGTTAATCATGGCCGCCGCCGCCGGCAGCCGCTGTTTCGCCCTCAACTATGACCCGAAAGTAGGCCAGCTCATGGTCGATTTAGACCTGCCGGGCTGGCAACTATCCCCCAACGCCCCCAATGCCATCGGCGATCCCTGGCCCCCGACGCCTACCGACATGTGCCAGATTTGGCTCAAGCACTACGCCAATGGCGACCCACCCTCGGCCGATCAAATTCAGTCGCGGGTCGATCGGGCCCTAATACATCAGGACTTGCTGCAGGAGATATTGGGCTGA
- a CDS encoding DUF2499 domain-containing protein, whose translation MHALSIPTWIIHITSVIEWMAAIWFIWQFADLTRPAWRWLSLAMLPALISAMSACTWHFFDNAVALNWLVTLQAAATLLGNITLCLAAWWIWRTAQPGSEESP comes from the coding sequence ATGCACGCCTTGTCCATCCCCACCTGGATTATCCACATCACCAGCGTCATCGAGTGGATGGCCGCCATCTGGTTTATCTGGCAGTTTGCCGACCTAACCCGCCCGGCCTGGCGCTGGCTGTCTCTGGCCATGTTGCCTGCCTTGATTAGTGCCATGTCCGCTTGCACTTGGCACTTTTTCGACAACGCCGTAGCGCTGAACTGGCTAGTGACGCTACAGGCCGCCGCCACCCTGCTGGGCAACATTACCCTATGCCTAGCGGCTTGGTGGATCTGGCGGACGGCCCAGCCAGGCTCAGAGGAGAGTCCCTAA
- a CDS encoding DUF3593 domain-containing protein, which produces MLEKNNLFALSLFPYLGFLFFMTRSGQTPRLALVGFYVLLLFVVITIPAGIYAEMAYGTSLANVDWLHGSAEAFLTLSNILVVLGFRQAVLKRRSAQKHE; this is translated from the coding sequence ATGCTTGAAAAAAATAACCTCTTCGCCCTGTCTCTGTTTCCTTACCTCGGGTTTCTCTTCTTCATGACTCGCTCTGGCCAAACTCCCCGGTTGGCCTTGGTGGGCTTCTATGTGTTGCTGCTCTTCGTCGTCATTACCATTCCTGCCGGCATCTATGCCGAGATGGCCTACGGCACGTCTCTCGCCAACGTGGACTGGCTGCACGGCAGCGCTGAGGCCTTTTTGACCCTATCTAATATTCTGGTGGTGCTAGGATTCCGGCAAGCTGTATTAAAGCGGCGGTCAGCCCAGAAGCATGAGTAA
- a CDS encoding DUF924 family protein produces the protein MGDRVEAILRVWFGDPTDPGSDYGQQRSIWFKKNPEFDQTVRERFWDDYQQAAAGQLQPWRQQPRSCLALILLLDQLPRNMFRGHPQSFATDDQAREAAEYALDQGFDQQLLPVERLFVYVPFEHSENLAHQQRAVALFAALSEAEPELSSTLDYAIRHRDIIQRFGRFPHRNGILNRATTTEEAAFLQQPGSGF, from the coding sequence ATGGGAGACCGAGTAGAGGCGATTTTAAGAGTCTGGTTTGGCGATCCAACTGATCCTGGCAGTGACTATGGTCAGCAGCGGTCGATCTGGTTTAAGAAGAATCCTGAGTTTGATCAGACTGTCCGGGAGCGGTTTTGGGATGATTATCAGCAGGCGGCGGCAGGGCAGCTCCAGCCTTGGCGTCAACAGCCGCGCTCTTGTTTGGCATTGATCCTGTTGCTCGATCAACTGCCGCGCAACATGTTTCGAGGACACCCCCAGAGTTTTGCTACCGATGACCAGGCCCGTGAAGCGGCGGAGTATGCTCTAGATCAGGGCTTTGACCAGCAATTGCTACCGGTGGAACGGCTATTTGTCTATGTACCCTTCGAGCACAGTGAAAACCTGGCCCATCAGCAGCGGGCAGTGGCCTTGTTTGCGGCCCTCTCTGAGGCTGAGCCTGAATTGTCATCAACCCTGGACTATGCCATTCGCCATCGGGATATCATCCAGCGGTTTGGTCGCTTTCCTCACCGCAATGGCATTTTGAATCGCGCCACTACGACTGAGGAAGCCGCGTTTCTGCAGCAGCCGGGATCCGGTTTTTAG
- a CDS encoding ABC1 kinase family protein — MTASSRLSRQGEIIEVFLRNGWDYMRRLLIKGQADEPDIPPPEVLRNILTELGPVYVKLGQLLSTRPDLLPPPYIEALSRLQSTVPAVAPEVMEDFIRQQLPAPPEELFEQLDYRAIAAGSIAQTHKAMLRDGRAVALKVQRPGIDRLVQRDMALIKDIARLVAATQFGQRNNVMELAEEFHDALNGELNFMTEANHTEQLRRSIARSSWYDPKQIVIPSIFWELTNAKLMTMEWLNGRPILTSKIATEDTAAARDAREEVTTLLFRAFFKQYFVDGFFHADPHPGNLFYLEDGRVAILDCGMVGRMDPNLRATMTEMVLAVANCDAQRCTQLTLQMAEPLQPVNLVRLENDFTRLLRRYYGLSVGEINTAEVFGQLMDAGTRNSLRWPANVGLFTKSLANLEGAARQFNPNVNLLAEIRPLMADLFRNQLIGADPLQALLRTGLEFRNLSLSSPRQFGFLLDRLASEQLKLNLSIQGLDSLRRSIDDAANRRAFSTVVAALIIGAAIVSTSQQSSQGQILSNILFAAATFLGLWLVFSILRAER, encoded by the coding sequence ATGACGGCGTCTTCCCGACTGTCTCGCCAGGGAGAAATCATTGAGGTCTTTCTCCGCAATGGGTGGGACTATATGCGACGACTGCTCATCAAGGGGCAGGCTGATGAACCAGATATTCCACCGCCGGAGGTCTTGCGCAATATCCTGACGGAGTTGGGACCGGTATATGTCAAGCTCGGCCAGCTCTTGAGCACCCGTCCGGATCTCTTGCCTCCTCCCTACATTGAGGCCTTAAGCAGGCTACAGTCAACGGTGCCAGCGGTGGCGCCTGAGGTCATGGAGGATTTCATCCGGCAGCAGTTACCGGCTCCCCCGGAAGAACTGTTTGAGCAGTTAGACTATCGTGCGATCGCAGCCGGATCTATCGCCCAAACCCACAAAGCCATGCTTCGGGATGGTCGTGCCGTCGCCCTGAAGGTACAGCGCCCTGGCATTGATCGCCTGGTGCAGCGGGACATGGCCCTGATTAAAGACATTGCCCGCCTGGTGGCCGCCACCCAGTTTGGCCAGCGCAACAATGTCATGGAACTGGCCGAGGAATTCCACGATGCCCTCAATGGCGAACTGAATTTCATGACCGAGGCCAACCACACCGAGCAACTGCGGCGTAGTATTGCCCGCAGTAGCTGGTACGACCCCAAACAGATCGTCATTCCCAGCATTTTCTGGGAGCTAACCAACGCCAAACTGATGACGATGGAGTGGCTCAATGGTCGCCCCATCCTCACCAGTAAGATCGCCACCGAGGATACAGCGGCCGCCCGGGACGCCCGCGAGGAGGTGACCACGCTGCTATTTCGGGCCTTCTTTAAGCAATATTTTGTGGACGGATTTTTCCACGCCGACCCCCACCCCGGCAATCTGTTCTATTTAGAGGATGGGCGAGTAGCGATTCTAGACTGTGGCATGGTGGGCCGCATGGACCCCAACCTCAGAGCCACCATGACCGAGATGGTCCTGGCGGTGGCCAACTGTGATGCCCAGCGCTGCACCCAATTGACCCTGCAGATGGCCGAGCCCCTGCAGCCGGTAAACCTGGTACGCCTAGAAAATGATTTCACTCGCCTTTTGCGTCGCTATTACGGTCTCAGCGTCGGAGAAATTAACACCGCCGAAGTCTTTGGCCAGTTAATGGACGCCGGTACCCGTAACTCCCTGCGCTGGCCCGCCAATGTGGGGCTATTTACCAAGTCCCTGGCCAACTTAGAGGGGGCAGCCCGCCAGTTTAACCCCAACGTGAATCTGCTGGCGGAAATTCGGCCCCTGATGGCAGATCTATTCCGCAATCAGCTGATCGGTGCAGACCCGCTGCAGGCACTGCTGCGCACCGGTCTGGAATTCCGAAATCTGTCCTTGAGTTCTCCCCGGCAGTTTGGGTTTCTATTAGATCGCCTGGCCTCGGAACAGCTGAAGTTGAATCTCAGCATTCAGGGCTTAGATAGTTTACGCCGCAGCATTGACGATGCTGCCAATCGTCGCGCCTTCAGCACCGTTGTCGCCGCCTTGATTATCGGAGCCGCCATCGTCTCAACCAGTCAACAGTCGTCCCAGGGACAAATTCTCAGCAATATTCTGTTTGCCGCCGCCACCTTTTTAGGGCTATGGCTGGTGTTTAGCATCCTGCGAGCCGAACGCTGA
- a CDS encoding DUF4278 domain-containing protein, whose product MAFLILLTLAAGALMVLLMGLVGLLEAPWPVLLGGLLLALYGLQRLSVEATKAEESVAFSAVPSQAPPAHEPKSPSPSSQSQADTESATPELVYRGVHYRRPSAPALPTEGQPIVLEGTYRGRHWRRILQQWSTPTASPPEDQPPS is encoded by the coding sequence ATGGCATTCCTAATCTTGTTAACACTGGCGGCGGGGGCGCTGATGGTGCTGCTCATGGGACTAGTGGGCCTCCTGGAAGCTCCCTGGCCAGTGCTCCTGGGGGGATTGCTATTGGCCCTCTATGGCCTGCAACGGCTATCAGTGGAGGCAACAAAGGCGGAGGAATCCGTTGCTTTTTCCGCTGTGCCTAGCCAGGCCCCTCCTGCCCATGAGCCTAAGTCCCCATCCCCATCGTCCCAGTCTCAAGCCGATACTGAGTCTGCTACTCCAGAGTTGGTCTATCGGGGAGTGCACTACCGGCGCCCATCAGCGCCGGCCCTGCCCACTGAAGGTCAGCCCATTGTCTTAGAGGGCACCTACCGGGGACGTCACTGGCGGCGTATCTTACAGCAATGGTCAACTCCGACTGCATCCCCCCCAGAGGATCAACCTCCATCTTAG
- a CDS encoding phosphomannomutase/phosphoglucomutase, giving the protein MTTLRATDWKQLQNGSDIRGVALEGMAGEPVNLTPEVATTLGKAFVTWLGQTLARSPETLTVAIGRDSRLSGPALMQAVAAGMTALGTRVYDFAMASTPAMFMSTVTPGFDCDGAIMLTASHLPFNRNGLKFFTAQGGLSKPDISRILALAADHDFAIASEPGSLQSHDFISVYAQQLVQGIRQGVNHPHHYDRPLQGLKIVVDAGNGAGGFYATQVLQPLGADTTGSQFLEPDGQFPNHVPNPEHATAMAAIRQAVLAQQADLGIIFDTDVDRAAAVDAQGRELNRNLLIALIAAIVLTEHPGSTVVTDSITSDGLTQFIEQDLQGVHHRFRRGYKNVISEAMRLNEAGQACWLAMETSGHGALKENYFLDDGAYLVSKLLVELARAKLAGNTLGDRIATLKEPAESREFRLAIAAADFASYGTAVIEELQAFAAAQADWEVVPKNYEGVRITCRSPQEDGWFLLRLSLHDPVLPLNIESNVSGGCDRIRQRLLTFFAGFDRLELTPLQG; this is encoded by the coding sequence ATGACAACTCTGCGTGCCACAGATTGGAAACAGCTACAAAACGGGTCCGATATTCGCGGGGTAGCCCTGGAGGGGATGGCCGGCGAACCGGTCAATCTTACCCCGGAGGTAGCGACGACCTTGGGGAAGGCCTTTGTTACCTGGTTAGGGCAGACCCTAGCTCGGTCTCCTGAGACGTTAACCGTGGCTATTGGTCGGGATAGTCGGCTCTCGGGGCCGGCACTGATGCAGGCGGTGGCCGCGGGTATGACGGCCCTGGGCACTCGGGTCTATGATTTTGCCATGGCCTCGACCCCGGCCATGTTTATGAGTACTGTTACGCCTGGGTTTGATTGTGATGGGGCGATCATGCTTACCGCTAGCCATTTACCGTTTAACCGCAATGGCCTCAAGTTTTTTACGGCCCAAGGGGGCTTGAGCAAGCCGGATATTAGCCGGATTTTGGCCTTGGCAGCCGATCATGACTTTGCGATCGCATCTGAACCCGGTTCCCTGCAGAGCCATGATTTTATCTCCGTGTATGCCCAGCAACTGGTGCAGGGCATTCGCCAGGGGGTAAACCATCCCCACCACTATGACCGCCCCCTGCAGGGATTAAAGATCGTCGTCGATGCTGGCAATGGCGCTGGAGGATTCTATGCCACTCAGGTGCTACAGCCCCTGGGGGCTGACACCACTGGCAGCCAGTTTTTAGAGCCAGACGGTCAGTTCCCCAACCATGTCCCCAATCCAGAACATGCCACGGCTATGGCCGCCATCCGCCAGGCGGTGCTGGCCCAACAGGCCGATTTGGGCATCATCTTCGATACCGATGTGGATCGGGCTGCTGCCGTGGATGCCCAGGGACGAGAGTTAAATCGTAATCTGCTGATCGCCCTGATCGCGGCCATTGTGTTGACAGAGCATCCGGGGTCTACCGTAGTCACCGACTCCATCACCTCCGACGGCCTGACTCAGTTCATCGAGCAGGACCTTCAGGGAGTTCACCATCGGTTTCGCCGCGGCTATAAAAATGTCATCAGTGAGGCCATGCGCCTGAATGAGGCCGGTCAGGCCTGTTGGCTAGCTATGGAAACTTCCGGCCACGGGGCCCTGAAGGAAAACTATTTCCTAGATGATGGCGCCTACCTGGTGAGCAAGCTGTTGGTGGAACTGGCCCGGGCCAAGCTGGCTGGCAACACCCTAGGAGATCGCATTGCCACCCTAAAGGAACCAGCAGAAAGTCGGGAATTTCGCCTGGCCATCGCTGCCGCTGACTTTGCCTCCTATGGCACTGCCGTCATCGAGGAGTTGCAGGCCTTTGCGGCTGCCCAGGCTGACTGGGAAGTCGTGCCCAAAAACTATGAGGGAGTGCGTATCACCTGCCGCTCTCCCCAGGAAGATGGCTGGTTCCTGCTGCGTCTGTCCCTCCACGATCCGGTGCTGCCGTTGAATATCGAGTCGAATGTATCCGGTGGGTGCGATCGCATCCGGCAACGGTTACTCACCTTTTTTGCGGGATTTGACCGACTCGAGCTGACGCCGCTCCAGGGCTAA
- a CDS encoding tetratricopeptide repeat protein codes for MNSLPLSNVACHENSPYSQAPEVAREQASARSLSFEQRHCLAAEAHQWLRQGIAHYQQGQYTSALSLLQQALRTYHSLRDRRGEGRVLITLTRLYYHLADYLWALDTARQAQRLAQQVGDSHMLHQALSYLGNSYRHLGNLSQALDYGHQSLTLARQVCDRTAEMCSLNNLAMVLRAQGQPQQAIAYYAQSLALARQHQERQIEIQILQNLGNTYRALGDAQNVLETYGCLLKLSTGTAAPPSAPIDLPTLGYILQTLGHACEQLGEYSKATQYWQKALALCQKLGDGRREAEILEHLGNNHDISAKTTDSLAHHQRQPDTTPLPSTLILQQD; via the coding sequence ATGAACAGCTTGCCCCTGTCTAATGTTGCCTGCCATGAGAACTCTCCGTACAGCCAGGCTCCTGAGGTTGCCCGAGAGCAAGCCTCAGCAAGGAGTTTGAGTTTTGAACAGCGTCACTGTCTAGCGGCTGAGGCACATCAGTGGTTAAGGCAGGGGATAGCCCATTATCAGCAAGGCCAGTACACCTCTGCTCTATCCCTTCTACAGCAGGCTTTGCGAACCTATCACAGCCTGCGAGATCGGCGCGGTGAAGGGCGAGTGCTGATTACCCTGACGCGGCTCTACTATCATTTAGCCGATTACCTCTGGGCTTTGGATACCGCCCGTCAAGCCCAGAGGTTGGCCCAGCAAGTCGGTGATTCCCATATGTTGCACCAAGCGCTCAGCTATCTCGGCAATAGTTACCGGCACCTGGGCAATTTATCTCAGGCCCTTGATTACGGGCACCAAAGTTTGACCTTGGCTCGACAAGTCTGCGATCGCACCGCCGAGATGTGCTCCCTCAATAACCTAGCGATGGTGTTACGGGCCCAAGGACAGCCGCAGCAGGCCATTGCCTATTACGCCCAGAGCTTAGCGCTAGCTCGTCAACACCAAGAGCGGCAGATCGAAATCCAGATCCTACAGAACCTAGGCAATACCTATCGAGCCCTAGGAGACGCTCAAAACGTGCTAGAAACCTACGGCTGCTTACTCAAGCTGAGTACCGGCACCGCTGCGCCGCCCTCAGCCCCCATCGACTTGCCTACCTTAGGGTACATACTACAAACCCTAGGCCATGCCTGTGAGCAATTAGGTGAGTATAGCAAGGCGACTCAGTATTGGCAAAAAGCCCTGGCCCTATGCCAGAAACTGGGAGATGGCCGCCGGGAAGCCGAAATATTAGAGCATCTAGGCAATAACCACGACATTTCAGCAAAAACCACGGACTCCCTAGCCCATCACCAGCGTCAACCCGATACGACTCCGTTGCCATCAACTCTGATTTTGCAGCAGGACTAA